A single genomic interval of Candidatus Methylomirabilota bacterium harbors:
- a CDS encoding ATP-binding cassette domain-containing protein, whose product INGLQPHQIASMGVSRTFQNLLLWRHMTVVEHVKMARYSKISYGLFGAFFGTPKRQREEAEIEERAYTLLEMMGIRHLSDQVVLNLPYGAQRRVEMARALATEPKILLLDEPTAGMNPEELVQIMEIIRRAHGELGLAILLIEHRMKVVMELCEIIQTLDFGEVIAEGTPKEIQNDPKVIDAYLGKERPI is encoded by the coding sequence AAATAAACGGCCTTCAGCCTCACCAGATCGCCTCCATGGGCGTGAGCAGGACCTTTCAGAACCTTCTCTTGTGGAGACACATGACCGTCGTCGAGCACGTGAAGATGGCCCGCTACTCGAAGATTAGCTACGGATTGTTCGGGGCCTTCTTCGGTACACCTAAGCGCCAACGAGAAGAGGCAGAGATCGAAGAGAGAGCGTATACCCTGCTGGAAATGATGGGCATCCGCCACCTCTCGGATCAGGTTGTCCTCAACCTGCCATACGGTGCCCAGAGAAGGGTGGAGATGGCCCGGGCGCTGGCTACGGAACCCAAGATATTGTTGCTGGATGAGCCCACGGCAGGGATGAACCCGGAAGAGCTGGTTCAAATAATGGAGATCATCCGTCGGGCCCATGGTGAGTTGGGGCTGGCTATTCTCCTCATCGAGCACAGGATGAAGGTGGTCATGGAGCTCTGCGAGATCATTCAAACCCTTGACTTCGGTGAGGTCATCGCTGAGGGCACACCGAAAGAAATTCAAAACGATCCCAAGGTGATTGATGCCTATTTAGGCAAGGAGAGGCCGATCTGA
- a CDS encoding ABC transporter ATP-binding protein — protein sequence MLLSVENLRVSYDKIKALHGISFQIDEGEIVCIIGANGAGKSTTLRAISRLVPVEAGTKMTYLGRDLLTYPADKVVSELGISHVPEGRRLFDNLTVMENLRLATFARRDRRAIEQDLNRVFSIFPRVKERLNQKAGTLSGGEQQMLAVGRAFMSGRKIMLLDEPSMGLAPLLMMSVFDSLKEINQEGTTILLVEQNARMALQFAGRGYVLENGRLVLEGRSEELLANPQVKKAYLGG from the coding sequence ATGTTGTTGTCAGTGGAAAACCTGCGAGTTTCCTACGACAAGATTAAGGCCCTTCATGGTATAAGCTTCCAGATCGATGAGGGGGAGATCGTGTGCATCATCGGTGCCAATGGAGCGGGGAAGAGTACCACCTTGCGAGCGATTTCCCGCCTCGTCCCTGTCGAAGCAGGGACGAAAATGACCTACTTGGGACGGGACTTGCTCACATACCCTGCCGACAAGGTGGTCAGCGAGCTCGGCATCTCCCATGTCCCCGAAGGAAGACGTCTGTTCGACAACCTGACGGTCATGGAGAACCTCAGGCTCGCCACCTTTGCACGGAGGGACCGCAGAGCGATCGAGCAAGACCTGAACCGGGTATTCTCGATCTTCCCGCGGGTGAAAGAGCGGCTAAATCAGAAAGCCGGAACACTGAGCGGCGGCGAGCAGCAGATGCTAGCGGTCGGGCGGGCCTTTATGAGCGGCAGGAAAATCATGCTCCTGGATGAGCCCTCCATGGGCTTGGCTCCCTTATTGATGATGAGCGTGTTCGACTCACTTAAGGAAATCAATCAGGAAGGCACCACCATTCTTCTCGTCGAGCAAAATGCACGAATGGCGCTTCAGTTTGCCGGGCGAGGATATGTACTGGAGAACGGCAGGCTCGTGCTTGAGGGCCGGTCTGAAGAACTTCTCGCCAACCCCCAGGTCAAGAAAGCCTATCTCGGGGGCTAA
- a CDS encoding alanine:cation symporter family protein: MFGVRASLPYRWVWCFAILVGAIFSGDVAGIKFIWDIADTLNGAMAIPNLIGLLGLSMLLFRETREYRAAPVTES, from the coding sequence ATCTTTGGCGTTCGAGCCTCCCTCCCGTACCGGTGGGTCTGGTGCTTCGCCATCCTGGTCGGCGCCATCTTCTCGGGGGATGTCGCTGGGATCAAGTTCATCTGGGACATCGCGGACACGCTGAACGGAGCCATGGCGATCCCCAACCTGATCGGTCTGCTTGGGCTGAGCATGCTCCTGTTTCGTGAGACCCGCGAGTACAGGGCGGCCCCCGTGACCGAGTCGTAA
- a CDS encoding long-chain fatty acid--CoA ligase — protein sequence MTEPVVKRVLNFIREPRQDDFSRLALEVFAFQYERNSTYQRFCDRRGITPDTVSSWKEIPAVPTSAFKLLDLSCATPEQVFLTSGTSQSSEKRGRHGFPWLEVYDTSLLTNFSAHLLPDGARPRMLILAPSPDLLPTSSLSHMLEVVRMAYGSEGSTYFIGDKAIDIPGLLQTLGEIEARQEPVCLLGSSFAFVHVLDVCLADGPSFRLPDGSRLMDTGGFKGRSREVSRGELLRLYQKIFGIPQAFCVNEYGMTEMGSQFYDNTLSDRVQGRSRPRFKQIPPWVRTRIVDPATLEELPEGKVGLLTHYDLANCGSVMAVETEDLGYKIEEGFEILGRAPGAESRGCSLTIEELQENR from the coding sequence GTGACAGAGCCCGTGGTTAAGCGGGTCCTTAATTTCATACGCGAGCCGAGACAGGATGATTTCAGTCGATTGGCCCTCGAGGTCTTCGCATTTCAGTATGAGCGGAACAGCACGTATCAACGCTTCTGTGACCGACGAGGGATCACGCCAGATACGGTTTCCTCATGGAAGGAGATTCCGGCAGTCCCCACGAGTGCCTTCAAGCTCCTTGACCTCAGCTGCGCCACGCCTGAGCAGGTCTTTTTGACAAGCGGGACGAGTCAGAGTTCGGAGAAACGGGGACGGCACGGCTTTCCCTGGCTCGAGGTCTACGATACCTCCCTTCTGACGAATTTCTCCGCACATCTTCTTCCGGATGGGGCACGGCCTCGGATGCTCATCCTCGCGCCCTCTCCGGACCTTCTCCCGACCTCATCTCTCTCCCATATGCTGGAAGTGGTGCGCATGGCTTATGGATCGGAAGGGAGCACATATTTTATTGGGGACAAGGCAATAGACATTCCCGGACTGCTTCAGACATTGGGAGAGATCGAGGCGCGCCAAGAGCCGGTGTGCCTGCTCGGCAGCTCTTTTGCCTTCGTCCATGTCCTCGACGTGTGTCTCGCGGATGGTCCGAGCTTCCGGCTTCCTGATGGAAGCCGGCTGATGGATACAGGGGGCTTCAAGGGGCGATCCCGCGAGGTCTCGCGCGGAGAGCTCTTGCGCCTCTACCAAAAGATCTTTGGAATTCCCCAGGCATTTTGCGTCAACGAGTACGGGATGACCGAAATGGGTTCGCAATTCTACGACAATACGTTGAGTGATCGGGTGCAAGGCCGCTCGCGGCCGCGGTTCAAACAGATCCCTCCCTGGGTTCGGACGCGTATAGTGGACCCGGCGACCCTTGAGGAACTTCCGGAAGGAAAGGTGGGACTTCTCACTCACTATGATCTGGCGAATTGCGGCTCCGTCATGGCGGTGGAAACCGAGGATCTCGGCTACAAGATCGAAGAGGGGTTTGAGATCCTGGGCCGAGCGCCTGGGGCCGAGTCACGAGGCTGCTCATTGACGATAGAGGAGTTGCAGGAAAACCGATGA
- a CDS encoding aspartate aminotransferase family protein has translation MGQELCDDFLRYLCPTSVEPLGLVIERAEGCFLWTPEGRSILDFISGIAVSNVGHGCPEVLRAIRAQVERHLHVMVYGEMVQEVQVAMAQRLAEITPGDLTTAFLCNSGAEAIEGALKLCRKVTGRPRIIAFAGGYHGDTLGALSLSGEPRDRKPFEPLLPEVHILPFDVPDAFGAIDKQVAGVVAEPIQGEAGIRVPGPDFLPTLSARCREVGALLILDEVQTGIGRTGRWFACEHWGVIPDCLVLAKAVGGGMPLGVFIGRPELMHTLSIDPPFAHVTTFGGHPVSCAAGLAALRVIEQDGLMKNAEAMGAYLRRAISALPGVEGVRGMGLLLGVVLEEPSLTRAVLRLTLERGLLLGDFLNADGVIRVAPPLVVSQELCDQAVAVLAESLKVARKR, from the coding sequence ATGGGTCAAGAACTGTGCGACGACTTCCTTCGCTACCTTTGTCCCACATCAGTTGAACCGCTCGGCCTGGTCATCGAGCGCGCGGAGGGCTGCTTCCTCTGGACGCCCGAGGGGCGGAGCATTCTCGATTTCATCTCTGGTATCGCAGTAAGTAATGTAGGCCATGGCTGTCCGGAGGTCCTGCGGGCGATTCGGGCCCAGGTGGAGCGGCACCTCCATGTCATGGTCTATGGCGAAATGGTGCAAGAGGTTCAGGTGGCAATGGCTCAGCGTCTGGCGGAGATCACTCCCGGCGATCTCACCACGGCCTTTTTATGCAACAGCGGAGCGGAGGCGATCGAGGGGGCGCTCAAGCTTTGCCGAAAGGTGACGGGTCGTCCCCGCATTATCGCTTTTGCTGGAGGATACCACGGAGATACCCTCGGGGCTTTGTCGCTTTCTGGCGAGCCACGAGATCGAAAGCCCTTTGAGCCGCTGCTGCCCGAGGTCCACATCCTCCCTTTTGACGTCCCCGACGCCTTTGGGGCTATCGACAAACAGGTAGCGGGGGTCGTGGCGGAACCGATTCAGGGAGAGGCCGGGATTCGGGTTCCCGGTCCTGACTTTCTGCCCACGTTGAGTGCCCGTTGCCGGGAGGTCGGAGCCCTGTTGATCCTAGACGAAGTCCAGACCGGAATTGGGCGCACCGGACGGTGGTTTGCGTGCGAGCATTGGGGGGTGATCCCGGATTGCCTGGTCCTAGCAAAGGCGGTGGGGGGTGGGATGCCTCTGGGCGTCTTCATCGGCCGCCCGGAGCTAATGCACACATTGTCAATCGATCCTCCCTTTGCCCATGTCACCACTTTTGGAGGACACCCTGTTTCCTGTGCTGCGGGATTGGCCGCGCTTCGCGTCATTGAGCAGGACGGGCTTATGAAAAACGCGGAAGCCATGGGAGCGTATCTGCGGCGCGCGATTTCTGCCCTTCCCGGTGTCGAGGGGGTGCGCGGCATGGGGCTTCTCCTGGGGGTGGTCTTAGAGGAGCCGTCCCTCACCAGGGCAGTTCTTCGCCTGACGTTAGAGCGTGGACTCTTACTGGGAGACTTCCTGAACGCTGATGGGGTAATCCGCGTTGCACCTCCCCTGGTCGTGTCGCAGGAACTCTGCGATCAAGCGGTAGCGGTCCTGGCGGAAAGCTTGAAGGTCGCACGAAAGAGATAA